In a single window of the Nicotiana tomentosiformis chromosome 8, ASM39032v3, whole genome shotgun sequence genome:
- the LOC108947471 gene encoding uncharacterized protein: MAAAISPQPLAVGEAIQNLNETLPNTNPKQSYATQLHPKHSAAVLSKVELFPVKLVHGESTIVFSMEEFNQLTREEGVNQAVVVKFSYGKPELQEIRKNFPSQFDVQGRGNVGQLEYRHLLVRFDLYNDYVQFLSRSTGYRKSKGDGYFFRTFSWTLGFNPKEETSMAVVWISFLGLPPNCFGNRSLMSIASVVGKDIAVDKATQERTRPSATRVKVILYLLDKHPKKVKLLVVDRISVKTIVHYQEVMYDNLPKYCTYCKHQGHDEKVCRVMKEQAGKEVMAEEVTVATSQGDHDLVEVDGPVIEKLQR; this comes from the coding sequence ATGGCTGCTGCGATCTCTCCCCAGCCTTTGGCTGTGGGAGAGGCAATCCAAAACCTTAATGAAACACTCCCTAACACTAATCCAAAACAATCCTACGCTACCCAGCTTCATCCAAAACATTCTGCCGCAGTTTTGTCCAAAGTCGAGTTGTTTCCTGTTAAGCTCGTTCATGGAGAATCAACGATAGTATTTTCTATGGAGGAGTTTAATCAATTAACAAGGGAAGAAGGAGTGAATCAAGCAGTTGTAGTGAAGTTTTCATATGGAAAACCTGAGTTACAGGAGATTCGAAAGAATTTTCCATCGCAATTTGATGTGCAAGGTCGCGGCAATGTCGGACAGCTTGAATATCGTCACCTGCTGGTTAGATTCGATCTTTATAATGACTATGTTCAGTTTCTATCAAGGTCGACTGGATATCGTAAATCCAAAGGTGATGGATACTTTTTCAGAACTTTTTCATGGACGTTAGGATTCAATCCAAAAGAGGAAACGTCCATGGCAGTTGTGTGGATCTCTTTTCTAGGTTTGCCGCCTAATTGTTTTGGGAATAGGTCGTTAATGTCTATTGCTTCAGTTGTGGGTAAAGATATTGCTGTGGACAAGGCAACACAAGAAAGAACTAGACCTAGTGCAACGAGGGTGAAGGTTATACTTTATCTTTTGGACAAACATCCCAAAAAGGTTAAGCTACTAGTTGTGGATAGAATTTCGGTTAAAACTATCGTGCATTACCAGGAGGTGATGTATGATAATCTTCCTAAATATTGCACTTATTGCAAGCATCAAGGACATGATGAAAAAGTTTGTCGAGTGATGAAGGAACAAGCAGGAAAGGAGGTGATGGCAGAGGAAGTAACAGTGGCAACATCTCAAGGTGATCATGATTTGGTCGAGGTAGATGGTCCAGTTATTGAAAAACTACAAAGGTGA